GAGGATGCACTGGCGGCAGTGGATGCCGGGGCAGACGTGATAGGCATTTCAAATCACGGGGGAAGGGTACTGGATTCAGGTCCAGGGGTCGCGGACGTTCTTCCTGAAATTGTAAAAGCCGTGCGAGAGGCTAAAAAAGGTAAGGAAATTGTGATAACAGCAGACGGCGGGATAAGAACAGGATTTGATGTTGTTAAAATGTTAGCTCTGGGAGCTGATTTTGTCCTCGTGGGAAGACCGCTGGCAAGGGAGGCGGTTTCAAGTGGGGTCGAGGGAGTTAAGAGGATTCTGGAGTATATCAAGACTGATGTAAGGATTGCAATGATAATGACTTCATGCAATAATCTTAAAGACATCAATGAGACTATTCTTGTTAGTTGAGCATTCTGTCGTTATATATGTCAAATCTCAAGGCTTTTATGCGCTTTTATATAAGCCGCAAGCCCTCCTTCCTGCAGTATCCTGTTCATGAAAGGTGGGAGGGGTGGAAAGGCGATTTCTGTTCCTCTGGTTTTATTCTTTATGACGCCTTTTTCCATATCAAGCAGAAGTTCATCCCCCTCGTCTATCTCATCCGTGTTGCAGGTTATGGCGGGAAGCCCTATATTGATGCAGTTCCTGTAGAATATCCTCGCAAAGCTCTTGGCAA
This genomic interval from Candidatus Methanoperedens sp. contains the following:
- a CDS encoding 3-isopropylmalate dehydratase small subunit, with protein sequence MMGKAWKFGDSISTDLIAPGRYFHLRSNLPELAKHVLEGARPDFAAQVRSGDFVVAGENFGLGSSREHAPTIIKMAGAKAVLAKSFARIFYRNCINIGLPAITCNTDEIDEGDELLLDMEKGVIKNKTRGTEIAFPPLPPFMNRILQEGGLAAYIKAHKSLEI